A region from the Dermacentor andersoni chromosome 11, qqDerAnde1_hic_scaffold, whole genome shotgun sequence genome encodes:
- the LOC129382529 gene encoding uncharacterized protein, which yields MAWAICPSTLACIFRSTGGGRLHGFHGRVLELTGTVRLHGVTDLPYQEQADVPTCAMEVVVQDEAAGVSTATPAEDPPRGAAPAERVAAAPVLQHPVRPPRRQRPRRVDTLTTMSSQCARSLEQGDEVLQVLRRIEASTTRLAVAAERTAAAQEGILEQVRAIAQDITEHLQQARH from the exons ATGGCCTGGGCGATTTGTCCTTCGACATTGGCGTGTATTTTCAGAAGCACAGGAGGGGGGCGGCTACATGGCTTTCATGGCCGAGTCCTGGAGCTCACCGGGACGGTCCGCCTCCACGGTGTGACCGACCTCCCCTACCAAGAG CAGGCTGACGTCCCCACCTGCGCGATGGAAGTCGTCGTGCAAGACGAGGCTGCGGGCGTGAGCACAGCGACAC CGGCAGAGGATCCACCGCGCGGCGCGGCGCCTGCCGAAAGGGTGGCCGCTGCACCTG TGTTGCAGCACCCTGTTCGGCCACCACGTCGACAGCGACCGCGACGGGTGGATACCctgacgacgatgtcgtcgcagtgcgcccgcagcctggaacagggcgacgaggtgctgcag GTGCTGCGCAGAATCGAGGCCTCCACAACCCGCCTCGCTGTCGCGGCAGAGCGGACGGCAGCAGCCCAGGAGGGGATCCTGGAGCAGGTGCGCGCCATAGCGCAGGACATCACTGAGCACCTGCAGCAAGCGagacattaa
- the LOC126548049 gene encoding putative nuclease HARBI1 yields the protein MAFFSAVPFRVACAAAAVAQRRRPEVDDAFEELTEEEFRQYFRLSKRTVRSLCDKLDPIIGCQRASGLSTERKVLCALRFFGTGSFQRSVGREEHVGMAQSAVSSTIHEVTEAIISVSARRKLVDFPLTPAAKDEAKAAFARRGAIPGVLACVDGTLIAIMKPEGLSPADTASFMSRKGYYALNVMVVCNAELRILVVDPRFPGSCHDSWVWQRNPLRARLAAQLQPGEYLLVPGSHAGTTSEGHYNQEHASMRNVVERCIGVLKSKFRCLQRFRTLLYSPDRAARIIYACVALHNIALEAGDWTLEDYGGEVPPAEEPEEPGDIQVLAPQDVFLRGRQQRSAVVNLF from the exons ATGGCGTTTTTCTCTGCCGTGCCTTTTCGTGTCGCCTGTGCGGCTGCTGCAGTCGCGCAGAGACGACGACCCGAGGTAGATGATGCATTTGAAGAGTTGACGGAAGAAGAGTTCCGACAGTATTTTCGTCTGTCCAAACGAACAGTGCGTAGCTTGTGCGACAAGCTTGACCCTATCATTGGATGCCAGCGAGCCAGTGGCCTTTCTACAGAAAGGAAGGTGTTGTGCGCGCTGCGATTCTTCGGCACCGGAAGCTTCCAGAGGAGCGTTGGTCGCGAGGAACACGTAGGCATGGCACAGTCGGCCGTGAGCAGCACCATTCACGAGGTGAcggaggccatcatttccgtGTCTGCCCGGCGAAAGTTGGTGGACTTTCCATTAACACCGGCTGCCAAGGATGAGGCAAAGGCGGCGTTTgcgcgacgcggcgccattccAGGCGTGCTAGCGTGCGTCGATGGCACATTGATCGCCATTATGAAGCCAGAAGGACTCAGCCCGGCTGACACGGCGAGCTTCATGTCGAGAAAGGGTtattacgccctgaacgtcatgGTC GTTTGCAAtgcggaacttcgcattcttgttgTGGACCCCCGGTTCCCTGGTTCGTGCCATGACTCTTGGGTGTGGCAGCGTAACCCGCTGCGTGCACGCCTAGCCGCACAACTGCAGCCTGGCGAGTATCTGCTTG TACCTGGCAGCCATGCCGGCACCACCTCTGAAGGCCACTACAACCAGGAGCACGCATCCAtgcgcaatgttgtggagagatgtatcggggtgttgaaaagcaagttccgctgcttgcagcgcTTTCGGACACTGCTGTACAGCCCCGATAGAGCAGCGCGAATCATTTATGCATGCGTTGCTCTCCATAACATTGCCTTGGAGGCGGGCGACTGGACattggaggattatggtggggaAGTGCCACCAGCTGAGGAGCCAGAGGAGCCAGGAGACATCCAGGTGCTGGCACCACAAGACGTGTTCCTCAGAGGAAGGCAGCAGCGCAGCGCAGTTGTCAACCTTTTCTGA